A segment of the Oxobacter pfennigii genome:
TTCATTTATTACTTTTCCTGGTAGTATTGTAGCCTGTGCTCCTACCCTTCCGCCCTTTTTAATTGTAACACCCTTAAAATGATTAAAGCGCTCTTTTGATCGTGCGGCAAAATTATCGTTGGAGGTTACAACTCCCGGTGCTATAAATACAAAATCCTCGACTAAAGAATAAGCAGTCAAATAGGCATTGGTCTCTAGTTTGCAGTTACTTCCTATGGTGCAAAAATTTTCAACTGCAACTCCCCTGCCTATTATTGTCTTATTTCCTATTTTAACGTTTTCCCTTATGGTGGCCAAATCGGCAACCAAAACCTTTTCACCAATTTCACAGCCACAATAAATTACAACACCAGCACCAATCAGGCATCCTTCCTTTATAGCTGCAGGAGACAATTTATCTTCATCATTGAATATGCTGTTTACAGACCTCATAGGAGTTTTGCCTATTACGGCATTGTCATCTACTCTGACATTGGAGCCTATTATGGTTCCTTCATGTATTACAACATTATGTCCTATTATAGTATTTTCCCCTATTTCAACATTATCTTCAATTACAGTAAAGTACCCTACCTTTACATTATGTCCTATTATAGCCTTGTCTGACACATAATTCATAAATAATACCTACCTTATCATATCAATGGTTGAGAAATCCCCTATGGGAAATTTTACAGGCATACCCGTCTTTTGAGATTTATATGCCGCAAGTATTATCTCCATAGCAACCTTGCCGCTTTCTCCGGATATAAGGGGCTCTTTATCACTTTTTATACTGTCAATCATATCTTTGAAGAGAGGAGTATGGCCAAATCCATAAACTGAATCCGGATCTCCTTCCTGCCTCTTCAAAATCTCAGCTTCGTTATCCAAGCCATCGGCAAATCTCCAGGTTTCAATTTTGTTAACGGCAATGCCTCCGATGCATACAGTCCCTTTTTCACCAAATATGCTTAAAGTTTCTTCAAGGTTTTTAGGATATACACAGGCTGTACCTTCGACAATACCTATAGCTCCGTTTTTAAAACGAATGATTATTGCCCCGAAATCCTCGGCTTCTATATCCCTTATAAAGGTTCCGCATTGTGCATAAACGGAATCCACTTCTCCGCCCATCATCCATTGAAGCAAGTCTATGTTATGGATGCACTGGTTCATCAAAGTTCCGCCGTCTAATTTCCAGGTACCTCTCCAGGGTGCCTGGTTATAATATTCCATATTTCTGTTCCATAATATTCTTGCAGTACCGTTTACCAATTTACCAAATCTGTTTTTTTCAACAGCACTTCTCAACATTGCAATTGACGTATTAAACCTGTTTTGATGGCAGACGCAAAGTTTTTTATTATTTTTTCGGGAAGCTTCAATCATTTTTTCCGCATCGGCAGTTGATAAAGCCATGGGCTTTTCAACAACTACGTGTATGCCGGCATTTAAGCACTCAATGGCTATTTCGGGGTGATAACCGCTTTCTGTGGCTATTGTTACCACATCTATTTTTTCATTTTTTAGCATCTCTTTATAGTTCTGATACAGCTTTATACTGGCTTTCTTATAGCCTTTTGATTGGAGATAATCATTATATAATGCGGATTTTTCCTCGGCATTCCTTAATATGATATCGCTTACGCAAACCAATTCGGCTTCTTCAAAATTGTTTGCCAGG
Coding sequences within it:
- a CDS encoding acyltransferase, with amino-acid sequence MNYVSDKAIIGHNVKVGYFTVIEDNVEIGENTIIGHNVVIHEGTIIGSNVRVDDNAVIGKTPMRSVNSIFNDEDKLSPAAIKEGCLIGAGVVIYCGCEIGEKVLVADLATIRENVKIGNKTIIGRGVAVENFCTIGSNCKLETNAYLTAYSLVEDFVFIAPGVVTSNDNFAARSKERFNHFKGVTIKKGGRVGAQATILPGKVINEDGFAAAGSVVTRDIEEGKIAAGNPAKVLRDVPKDQLLKNQK
- a CDS encoding Gfo/Idh/MocA family protein yields the protein MDKLKFATIGCGRIAKKHMEALANNFEEAELVCVSDIILRNAEEKSALYNDYLQSKGYKKASIKLYQNYKEMLKNEKIDVVTIATESGYHPEIAIECLNAGIHVVVEKPMALSTADAEKMIEASRKNNKKLCVCHQNRFNTSIAMLRSAVEKNRFGKLVNGTARILWNRNMEYYNQAPWRGTWKLDGGTLMNQCIHNIDLLQWMMGGEVDSVYAQCGTFIRDIEAEDFGAIIIRFKNGAIGIVEGTACVYPKNLEETLSIFGEKGTVCIGGIAVNKIETWRFADGLDNEAEILKRQEGDPDSVYGFGHTPLFKDMIDSIKSDKEPLISGESGKVAMEIILAAYKSQKTGMPVKFPIGDFSTIDMIR